From Neobacillus sp. PS2-9, the proteins below share one genomic window:
- a CDS encoding hotdog fold thioesterase: protein MIKDTLIEALGIEITQLGEGKVTATMPVDERTRQPFGLLHGGASVALAETVASIGAYELVDKETEGVAGLEINANHVRPKTEGVVTAVGTVLHQGKSTMVWDIKITDEQDRLICVSRCTMAVIKLKK, encoded by the coding sequence ATGATAAAGGACACATTAATTGAAGCGCTCGGAATTGAGATTACTCAATTAGGAGAAGGGAAAGTCACTGCCACAATGCCAGTAGATGAGCGAACTCGTCAACCATTTGGATTACTGCACGGAGGTGCCTCGGTTGCCTTAGCAGAGACAGTTGCAAGTATTGGGGCTTATGAATTAGTGGATAAAGAAACAGAGGGTGTAGCAGGATTAGAAATAAACGCAAACCATGTTCGTCCGAAAACCGAAGGTGTGGTTACGGCAGTAGGGACAGTTCTGCACCAAGGGAAATCAACGATGGTTTGGGATATTAAAATTACAGATGAACAAGACCGACTAATTTGTGTTTCTAGATGTACAATGGCAGTGATTAAATTAAAAAAATAG
- the kapD gene encoding 3'-5' exonuclease KapD has translation MRTKKQYLFIDFEFTMPERNMRMKDFFAEIIEVGIVAVVDDEVTEQFSSYVSPLKFPKLSERCKSFLHISQQQVDKGLSIYELIKKLEEFNKINYDTTIVTWGNMDMKVLRHNCLQAGMAFPFKAAEIDLSMEYKRFFGDQNQTGLWKAVQEYGKEGTGRHHRALDDALTTYNIFKLVEKDKRYLEKPKPTTIGDRIDFSKLLNEFA, from the coding sequence ATGAGAACAAAGAAACAATATTTATTTATTGATTTTGAATTTACAATGCCTGAGCGAAATATGCGTATGAAAGATTTTTTTGCTGAAATCATCGAGGTTGGAATAGTTGCCGTAGTTGATGATGAGGTTACGGAACAATTTTCATCCTATGTTTCACCACTTAAATTCCCAAAACTATCAGAGCGCTGCAAATCATTCTTACATATTTCACAGCAGCAGGTCGATAAGGGGCTATCAATTTATGAACTTATAAAAAAGCTGGAGGAGTTCAATAAAATTAACTATGATACCACTATTGTTACTTGGGGAAATATGGATATGAAGGTCTTACGGCATAATTGTTTACAGGCGGGTATGGCATTTCCTTTTAAGGCAGCTGAAATTGATTTGTCTATGGAATATAAACGGTTCTTTGGTGATCAAAATCAAACCGGCTTATGGAAAGCTGTTCAGGAATATGGCAAAGAAGGGACAGGCAGGCACCACCGGGCATTAGATGATGCGTTGACTACCTACAATATATTCAAACTTGTTGAAAAGGATAAACGATACTTGGAAAAACCAAAACCAACAACTATTGGGGATCGTATTGATTTTTCAAAGCTATTAAATGAATTTGCATAA
- a CDS encoding kinase-associated lipoprotein B has product MSEMQIGDIVTGIYKTGKYIGELTEIRPQHYLVRVLSVLKHPMQGDLHNPKDADVLIFHERRALAFREQANIPKQMVKQFDGEIPEYQESLKEAMAKMKKDLEEAPSEWAEMSLKAVAALEKDYKL; this is encoded by the coding sequence GTGTCGGAGATGCAAATTGGTGATATTGTTACAGGAATTTATAAAACTGGGAAATATATTGGGGAATTAACGGAAATTCGACCTCAGCATTATTTAGTAAGAGTTTTGAGTGTTCTTAAACACCCGATGCAAGGGGATCTTCATAATCCCAAGGATGCAGATGTTCTAATTTTCCATGAAAGACGGGCACTCGCTTTTAGGGAGCAAGCTAATATTCCGAAACAGATGGTAAAACAGTTTGACGGTGAAATCCCTGAATATCAGGAATCCTTAAAAGAAGCTATGGCCAAAATGAAAAAAGACCTCGAGGAAGCTCCATCAGAATGGGCTGAAATGAGCTTGAAAGCGGTCGCAGCATTAGAAAAGGATTATAAGTTATAG
- a CDS encoding peptidylprolyl isomerase, which translates to METSMGKIKIKLFPEYAPKAVENFVKHSEEGYYDGLIFHRVINDFMIQGGDPNGNGTGGESIYGNPFEDEFSNNLFNLRGALSMANSGANTNGSQFFIVQKTSLDPSMKSEMEKAGYPKEMIEAYDKNGGTPWLDHKHTVFGQVVEGMDIVDKIANTPVDPKDKPEKDVIIKKITVLK; encoded by the coding sequence ATGGAAACTTCCATGGGGAAAATCAAAATTAAATTATTCCCCGAGTATGCACCAAAAGCAGTTGAGAACTTTGTGAAACACAGTGAAGAAGGGTATTACGACGGACTTATTTTTCATAGAGTAATAAATGATTTCATGATTCAGGGCGGAGATCCTAATGGGAATGGAACAGGTGGAGAAAGTATTTACGGCAATCCGTTTGAAGATGAATTCTCTAATAATCTTTTCAATCTACGCGGAGCCCTTTCAATGGCTAACTCCGGTGCGAACACAAATGGAAGTCAGTTTTTTATTGTTCAAAAGACCTCTCTAGATCCATCTATGAAATCGGAAATGGAAAAAGCGGGTTATCCAAAAGAGATGATAGAAGCCTACGATAAAAATGGTGGAACACCATGGCTTGATCATAAACATACAGTTTTCGGTCAAGTAGTTGAGGGGATGGATATTGTTGATAAGATTGCCAATACCCCAGTAGATCCAAAGGACAAGCCAGAAAAAGACGTAATCATCAAAAAAATTACCGTTTTAAAATAA